In bacterium, the DNA window GGGAGTGGGCAGGACAGACCTTCCCGGAGGGGATACGGAAAGCCTGAGCTTGTCGGTAAAAACAAAGATATTCGCTTTACCCGGAAGTGTGACAGTCTATCCCGGGCACGGCGGCGACACTTCGATAAAAACCGAAAAAAAATACGGAACGGATATTTTGTAACCGTGGCTGACAATAAAATAAAAATTCCGGTTGATACAGTAAGCGAAAAATCACATTCCCTCGTTATACTGGTGAATGAGTTCATAAATTATCTTCTGGTTGAAAGATCTCTTGCCATAAACAGCATTGAAGCTTATAAAGGCGATCTGAAAAGATTTATTATTTTCCTTGAAAAGAAAAAGATTGCCGATTTTTCTTCATGCGAGCGCGAAATAATCGTCGATTTTCTGTTAAATGAGAAAAACAGGGGATCTTCGACATTATCTGTTTCCCGGGCGCTGGTATCAATAAAAATGCTGTTCAGGTTTTTGGTGATGGACAGGTATTTAAAGGAAGATGTTTCGGAAATTATCGAGTCTCCGAGAATCTGGAAATCCCTTCCGTCAGTAATGAGCGAAAAGGAAGTCACTAAACTGCTGAATTCTGCCAAAGGCGAAGACCCCAATGATTTAAGAGACAGGGCGATTCTTGAAGTGATGTATGCTACCGGCCTTCGTATAAGCGAAGTGGCTAACCTTAAAACTTGCGATATAAATTTTGAAATAGGCATTCTGAAGTGTAAAGGGAAAGGCAATAAAGAACGCATCGATCCGATAGGGAAAAGGGCGATAAGCTCCGTTAAAAAGTATATTGAAAAATCCCGCCCTCAGATAGCATTGTCTTCCTCAAAACTTCCGCCGCCCGAACTTTTCATAACAAGGTTCGGAACAAAATTCACAAGACAGGGTCTTTGGAAGATAATCAAATCCTATGCGAAAAAAGCGGGCATAAAGAAAAACATAACACCCCATACTTTGAGGCATTCCTTTGCTTCACACCTTCTTGCCAACGGAGCGGATCTGAGGGTTGTCCAGGAGATGTTGGGCCATGCCGATATATCAACTACTCAGAACTATATTCATGTTGACAGGGAAAGGCTTAAGAATATCCATAAGAAATTTCATCCGAGAGGTTAGCATTGAAATTAATCACAACCCATTTGAATGCCGATTTTGATGCGTTTGCTTCTTTGATCGCGGCTTTCAAATTATATCCTGACGCGGAAATACTGCTGCCGTCTTCTCTTGACCCGAATGTTGAAGCATTTCTGAACGCTTGTTCTGACAGCCTGAATATTCCGCTTGAGCCTGAAGTAAATGTCGAGGATATCAAACAGGTTATACTGGTGGATTCCGCTCCCGGAAGACGGATAGGAGATGTCTATAACTGGATAATATCGGGTAAAATACCGGTTATTGTTTATGACCACCATAAAATAAAGAAAAAGGAGTGTAATGCAAAATACCATTATTTTCCCTTTGGCGCCACTGTTACGGGGTTATGCCTTGAAATCATGAGAAAAAAGATAAAATTAAGTGTGACAGAAGCCACAGCGATGCTTCTTGGCATTTATGAGGATACAGGACATTTCAGTTACCTTTCCACAACACCTGAGGATTTTCGGGTTGCGGCTTTTCTCGTTTCAAGCGGAGCCGATATATCCATGGTGCATTCTTTTCTGGGTTCCGAGCTTGATTCGGCCCAGACAATGCTTTTAAAGGAACTTATAAGCGGTTCCGAAGAATTTACATTGGGTAATTTCCATATCAATATCGCGTCCGCTTCAATAAATGAACATGTCGCGAATTTAGGCCTTGTTGTCCACAGGCTTCGTGATATAGAGAATATAAATGTGATATTCGCCTTAATAGAAATGGATAACAGGATACATATAGTCGCCAGGAGCAACGTATCAGTGGTAAACGTTGCCGGAATACTGGAAAAATTAGGGGGAGGAGGTCACCCCACAGCGGCTTCTGTTACTTTAAAGAAAGTTATGCTGGTGGAAGCCAAGGAAAAACTTAAAAA includes these proteins:
- the xerD gene encoding site-specific tyrosine recombinase XerD, coding for MADNKIKIPVDTVSEKSHSLVILVNEFINYLLVERSLAINSIEAYKGDLKRFIIFLEKKKIADFSSCEREIIVDFLLNEKNRGSSTLSVSRALVSIKMLFRFLVMDRYLKEDVSEIIESPRIWKSLPSVMSEKEVTKLLNSAKGEDPNDLRDRAILEVMYATGLRISEVANLKTCDINFEIGILKCKGKGNKERIDPIGKRAISSVKKYIEKSRPQIALSSSKLPPPELFITRFGTKFTRQGLWKIIKSYAKKAGIKKNITPHTLRHSFASHLLANGADLRVVQEMLGHADISTTQNYIHVDRERLKNIHKKFHPRG